Proteins encoded in a region of the Phoenix dactylifera cultivar Barhee BC4 chromosome 3, palm_55x_up_171113_PBpolish2nd_filt_p, whole genome shotgun sequence genome:
- the LOC103700194 gene encoding F-box protein At5g07610-like, which produces MPRFLAFFFAKERKRERERVKLKDKMDHPKKQCPATRLPNDLVIEILSMLPAKSFLRFKCISKSWLALASDPSNAKKLPATVSSLFFHDTPYLTQGVKIHHISLSPSHDANAVDATLSFLPPHKSQKLIYCCNGLLLCCSWDAAIPFPEDDGFYYYVCNPATREWAAIPTPKRGSRPLALAFDPRVSRRYHILRYNTDSFEFEIFSSKNGEWTRSQSRWPGVADCQVQRGVFFHGIFYVISLETHAIVGIDLEQGKVGRTIEMPACCIRKFCRKLGSDRIGHSGGSLHYALEDHDDIKVWILEDHEGRDEWTLKHCISIKPLLEKHGIEYVPFPYRRLDYLDILAIHPDVDVVFLRVQREKIISYHLNSGRSEEVCSMAHKYIQGCFVYSPCLLNGLLGT; this is translated from the coding sequence ATGCCCCGGTTTCTCGCATTCTTCTTTGCCAAGGAGAggaaaagggagagggagagagttaAACTAAAAGATAAGATGGATCATCCCAAGAAGCAATGCCCTGCGACCAGACTGCCTAACGATCTTGTCATTGAGATCCTGTCCATGCTGCCCGCCAAGTCCTTCCTCCGATTCAAATGCATCTCCAAATCATGGCTCGCTCTCGCTTCCGACCCCTCCAACGCCAAGAAGCTCCCTGCCACCGTCTCCAGCCTCTTCTTCCACGACACCCCCTATCTCACCCAGGGTGTCAAAATCCATCACATCAGCCTCTCACCATCCCACGATGCTAATGCCGTCGATGCCACCCTAAGTTTCCTGCCCCCCCACAAATCCCAGAAACTGATCTACTGCTGCAATGGCCTGCTTCTCTGCTGCTCCTGGGACGCCGCGATTCCTTTCCCCGAGGATGATGGCTTCTACTACTACGTCTGCAACCCTGCCACCAGGGAGTGGGCCGCCATCCCGACGCCGAAGAGAGGATCCCGTCCTCTAGCTTTGGCCTTCGATCCTCGCGTCTCTCGTCGCTACCATATCCTCCGCTACAACACCGATAGTTTCGAGTTCGAGATCTTTTCGTCCAAGAATGGTGAGTGGACCAGGAGCCAGTCTCGCTGGCCTGGTGTTGCCGACTGCCAAGTCCAGCGTGGCGTTTTCTTCCATGGAATTTTCTACGTGATAAGCCTCGAGACCCACGCCATTGTGGGAATCGATCTCGAGCAAGGAAAGGTTGGGCGGACAATCGAAATGCCGGCATGTTGTATTAGAAAGTTTTGTCGAAAACTTGGATCGGATCGCATTGGACACTCCGGGGGTTCCTTGCATTATGCACTCGAAGATCATGACGACATAAAAGTATGGATTCTTGAGGACCATGAAGGTCGTGATGAATGGACGTTGAAGCATTGCATCAGCATCAAACCTTTGCTGGAGAAACATGGCATTGAGTACGTACCTTTTCCTTATCGCCGTCTCGACTATCTTGATATATTGGCAATTCATCCGGATGTGGATGTTGTCTTTCTTCGGGTGCAACGTGAGAAGATCATTTCTTACCACTTGAACAGTGGCAGATCGGAGGAGGTTTGCAGCATGGCTCATAAGTACATTCAAGGATGCTTTGTTTACTCGCCGTGCCTGCTGAATGGTTTATTAGGAACGTGA